One stretch of Excalfactoria chinensis isolate bCotChi1 chromosome 2, bCotChi1.hap2, whole genome shotgun sequence DNA includes these proteins:
- the ENY2 gene encoding transcription and mRNA export factor ENY2 has product MNKDAQMRATINQKLIETGERERLKDLLRAKLIECGWKDQLKAHCKDVIKEKGLEHVTVDDLVAEITPKGRALVPDSVKKELLQRIRTFLAQHANL; this is encoded by the exons ATGAACAAAGATGCCCAGATGAGAGCCACCATTAACCAAAAGCTGATAGAAACAGGAGAGCGAGAGCG CCTTAAAGATTTGCTGAGAGCCAAGTTAATTGAATGCGGCTGGAAGGATCAGCTGAAGGCACACTGCAAAG AtgtcattaaagaaaaaggattgGAGCATGTTACTGTCGATGATTTGGTGGCAGAAATCACTCCCAAAGGTAGAg CCTTGGTACCAGACAGTGTGAAGAAAGAACTCTTACAAAGAATAAGAACGTTCCTCGCCCAGCATGCCAATCTTTAA